A window of Candidatus Fermentibacter sp. genomic DNA:
CGCTGTCTCGTGGGCTCGGAGATGTGTATAAGAGACAGCCTCCATCTCCCGGAACAGGGCCGACTCGATGGGGATGCTGGCCACCGTCATCAACGCAATCGCCCTGCAGGACGCGATCGAGAAGGCCGGCGGACGCGCGTCGGTGCTCACGGCCTTCACGGTGCAGGGCCTCACCACCTACTCCCACGACGAGGCGTCCCGCGTCCTCGATTCCGGGGCAATCGCGATCTACGCGGGCGGCACCGGCAACCCGTACCTCTCGACCGACACGGCCGCGGCGCTCAGGGCCGTCCAGACCGGGTGCAGGCTGCTCCTCAAGGGAACAAAGGTCGACGGCGTGTACGACATGGATCCGAAGCTCCATCCCGGGGCCAGGCGCTTCTCGCGGCTCTCCTGGGACGAGGTCCTCTCGAGGGGGCTCGGCGTGATGGATGCGGCGGCCGTGGCGGTCTGCAGGGACAACTCGCTGCCGTTCCTCGTCTTCGACTCAACGGATCCCGCCGGCGTCTCAAGGGCCCTGCGGGACGGTTCCACGGGCACGCTCGTAGGAGAGGGGTCGCTGGAATGTCAGGACTGAACGACGAGATCCGCCAGAAGATGGAGAAGACGGTCACCAACACGTCCCGCGAGATGACCGGCATCAGGACGGGCAAGGCCAGTCCCGCACTCCTCGACAACATCAGGGTGGAATGCTGGGGGTCGGCCATGCCTCTCAGGCAGGTCGCGGGGATATCGGCCCCGGAGCCGCGGATGCTGGTGGTCCAGCCCTGGGACCAGTCCACCGCAGCCGCCATCGTGAAGGCCGTGGAGTCCAGCGAGCTGGGCCTCAGGGCCGCGATCGACGGACAGGTGATCCGCATCCCGATCCCCAAGCTCTCGGAGGAGAGGCGGAAGGACCTGCTCAAGATGGTCCGCCGGATGGCCGAGGAGGGCAGGACCGCGGTCAGGAACCTCAGGAGGGACGGGAACGATGCCGTCCACAAGGCGCGGAAGAACGGCGAGGTCTCCGAGGACGAGGAGAAGAGGCTGCTCGAGGAGGTCCAGAAGGTGGCCGACGGCTCCGTCTCCGAGATCGACCGCATCCTGAAGGCGAAGGAAGAGGAGATCACGGAGGTCTAGGTTGAACCCTCCGGTCCACATAGCTATCGTGATGGACGGCAACGGGCGGTGGGCCCGGAGCCGTGGGCTCGCCAGGACCGAGGGGCACAGGGCCGCCGAGACCTCGATCCACCAGGCCGTGGAATGGTGCGGCGAGAACGGGGTCCGCCACCTCACGCTCTTCGCCTTCTCCACCGAGAACTGGAGCCGCCCCCGGGCCGAGGTCTCTCTCATCATGAGCCTCCTGCGCTCGTTCATAAGGCGCAACCTCGAGGAACTCGAACGCAAGGACGTCAGGATAAGGGCCATGGGCAGGCTGGAAGGCCTGCCGGCAGGGCCGCGCAGCGACCTCCTCTCGGCCATCCGGCGCACCGAGGGCAACGGGGGCCTGCAGCTCATCCTCGCGCTCAACTACGGAGGCCGGGCGGAACTCGCCGACGCCGCCCGCAGGATTGCCGCCGAGGTCGCCTCGGGCGCCCTCGATCCGTCGGCCGTCGACGAGGAGGCGATCTCGCGGAGGCTCTACCTGCCCGACGTGCCCGACCCGGATCTCGTCATCAGGACCAGCGGCGAACAGAGGATATCCAACTTCCTGCTCTGGCAGAGCGCGTACTCCGAGTTCTACTTCCCGGAGGTGCTGTGGCCCGACTTCAGGAAGGAGCACCTCGACGAAGCCCTGAGGGTCTACTCGGCGCGGCAGAGACGCTTCGGCGGACTCGCGTGACCGCCCGGTTCCCCGCCCTCGCGAGGCGCTCGGCCGGAGCCCTCGCCGCCCTGGCGGCCGTGCTCCTGGCCATCCTGCCCGACTGGCCGGGATCCGCCCCGACCATCGTGCTGTGCGCCCTGGCCGCCGCGGGCGCCGGCTGCGAGATCTCGAGGCTCTCATCCCCCTCCGCCGGAGCCGCCGGGCGCATCGCGCAGGCCGTCTCCACCGCAGCAGCGGCTGTATGCTTCGCCATGCTCCCGCGGTTCGGGGCCTTCGCCCTGCCGCTGCCCGGCCTGATCCTCTCGATACCGATGATGAGGAAGGGCAACCCCGGCGGATCGATCCCCGGGGTGGCCGGGGCAGGCTGGATGTCGATGCTGTGGGCGCTGGGCCTCGGATCGATCGCAAGGCTGCGGGCGGGCTCCGAAGGCCCCTGGCTCGCACTGCTGCCCCTGGTCTCGTGCTGGGCCGGCGACACGGCCGCGTACTTCGCGGGCTGCGCCTTCGGCAGGCACAGGCTGGCGCCCGGCATAAGCCCGGGCAAGACCGTCGAGGGTCTAGCGGCGGGCCTCGCCGGATCGACGGCCGCCGCGATGTCGCTCGGCCTTTCCGGGGGCATGCCTCTCGGCACGGCGACCCTGGCCGCAGCGGGGTTCTCGTGCGGCCTCGCCGGCGCATTCGGCGACCTTCTGGAATCGGCTTTCAAGAGGGACGCCGGCGTGAAGGACTCGGGAACCTTCCTGCCCGGGCACGGCGGGATCCTCGACAGGACGGACAGCATCGCCACGGCCGCGCCGGTTGCGCTGCTCTTGGCGATGGCGGCGGGGGCCGTCTAGTGAGGAAGGTGGCGATCCTCGGGTCCACCGGGTCCATCGGGGTTCAGGCGCTCGACGTGGTGCGCGCGAACCCCGGCCTTCTCTCCGTCCACTCGCTGGTCTGCGGGTCGAACACGGCGCTCCTCGCCCGGCAGTCGGCCGAGTTCCCCTCCGCATTCCCGGCCGCGATCCGTCCCGACGGTGCATCCGACGGGGAGGGCATCCTCGAACGGGCGCTCGACGGCTGCGACATCGTACTCAATGCGATCACGGGGTTCGCAGGGCTCCGGGCCAGCCTCATGGCGGCCTCGCACGGGCTCCCTCTGGCCCTTGCCAACAAGGAGAGCCTCGTCACCGGAGGGTGCCTGCTCGAGGGGCATGTCGCCAGGGGGCTGGTGGAGCCCGTCGACAGCGAGCACAGCACCATCGCGAGATGCCTGGCGGGAGAGGCCCAGAGACCCCTTGGCATCATGCTGACCGCGAGCGGAGGCGCCCTCCGCGACTCGTCTCCGGAGGCCGCCGAAGGCGCCGGCCCCGCGGAGGTGCTGGCACATCCCACATGGAGGATGGGGCCCAGGATCACGGTGGATTCCGCGACGCTGGTGAACAAGGCGTTCGAGGTCCTGGAGGCCGAGTGGCTCTTCCCCGGCATCCCCGTCGACGCCGTGCTCCATCCCCAGAGCATCGCGCATTCGCTCGTGAGGCTCGCTGACGGCTCCTGGAAGGCGCTCATGGGCACCCCGGACATGCGCCTGCCCGTCCAGTACGCGCTCCTCGGCGGGGGCGCCCCCGGGCTCGTCGCGGACGACTCCCCCGCGGACTGGCCCGCCCTCCGTTTCGGGGCGATAGACCCCCGGAGATACCCCGCCTTCGGGCTTGTCAAGGGGGCCGGCAGGCTCGGGGGCACGGCACCCGCCGCCGCCAACGCCGCCGACGAGGAGGCCGTGGCGGCCTTCCTCGCGGGAAGGATACGCTTCGGCGGAATCGCCCGCGTGATCGAGCACGTTCTCGAGCGCACGGCTCCCCGGGCGGCAGGCTCATATCGTGATCTGGTCGATGCTGACGAGGAGGCCAGGGCCGTGGCCCGGGCCTTCCTGGAGGGCTCATGCTGACGGTGCTGGCGGCCATTGCCGGATTCGGTGCGATCATCTTCTTCCACGAGCTCGGGCACTTCGTCGCGGCCAGGCTCTCCGGCCTGCCGGTCGAGCGGTTCTCGATGGGCTTCCCCCCGCACATCGTGAAGATCAGGGGGCGGAAGACCGAGTACTGCATCGGCGCGATCCCGCTCGGGGGCTACGTGAAGGTGGACCTCGGAACATCCGGCGAGACGGCTCCCGACGGCCCCTGGTACCTCCGGCTGCTCACGGCCGCCTGCGGCCCTCTCTTCAACCTCCTCCTCGCGATCGTCCTCTTCTTCCTCGTCCTGGCAGTCGTGGGACAGCAGGTCTCGGTCTTCTCGAACATCGTCGGGGAGGGCGGGAACCTCCTCGGCCTGGCGCCGGGGGATACCGTGCTGGCGGTGAACGGCGTCCCGACCGCCGACTACGCCGCCGTGGCCGCCGCCATGTCCGGGGAGCTGTCGGGCGAGATCACCGTCGGGACGGCCTCGGGCAGGATCACGGCCGCATACGGCCTCGGCGGGGTGGAGGAGACGCCGGGTTTCGTCCCCATGCTCCCCCCGGTGGTGGGGGAGAGCCTCATCGGCATGCCGGCCTACGAAGCCGGCATCAGGGCGGGCGACAGCGTGCTCACCGTCGACGGCAACACGGTCGGCTCATGGTCCGACCTGCTGGGGATGGTCGAAGGCGCCCGCGGCCGTGAGATGACGATCAGGTACATGCGGGACGGTTCGGTCTACACCGCCAGCCTGCGCCCCGTGGAGATCGAGGGAATGGTCAGGATCGGCGTCGTGGCGAGCACCCCGGTCACGAATCTCAGGTATCCCGTGCCCGACGCCCTGCTCTACTCGGTGAAGTCGGCCACCGGCGGAGCCGTGATGATCTTCAGGTCGCTCGCCACCGTCTTCTCTCGCCCCAGGGAGCTGGTCGAGATGTCGGGAGGGCCGATCTTCGTGGCCGAGACCCTCGACCAGGAGGCCGGAAAGGGGCTGGGCAGGCTCCTGGAGGCCGTGGCGGGCATCTCGCTGGCCGTCATGTGCTTCAACCTCCTCCCGATCCCGATCCTCGACGGGGGGCAGATGCTGCTGCTCCTCTACGAGGGGATGACGAGGAGGAGGCTCTCGGGGCGGGCGATCCAGGTCATGCAGCAGGTGGGTGTTCTCTTCATACTGGCTCTGTTCGTGCTTATAATGTGGCGCGACGTCGCCCGGCTGTTCCTCAGGGTGAACCAGCCCGGTTCGTGAGCGAATCGGGGATCCGGATCTCCGGTACGCTGTCGGTCAGGCAGCCGGGGTCCGGGGGCGTCACCGACGAGATCGAATCCTTGAGGCAGCCGTAGAAATAGAGATAGTAGTCCGGGTTCGCATCGCACAGGGCTATCAGTTCGGAGATGCCGGCCGTGTCGGGCGCAGGCGCGCAGACATCGGGCAGCACCATCGAGGGGGCCAGCCTTGATGCCCAGTTCTCCAGGTACTCCCTGTCCTCCCCCGGGATGGCGTTCCCGTCCGGCTTCGAGCATGCGGAAGCCGCCAGCACCGCCGAGAGGGCGGCAGCCAGGGCGAACCCGGGTGCTGCAGAGCGGATCGGGGCGTCGGTCGTCATATTCCCTTTCCGGGACCTTTTCCGTCGGGCGTCAGTATAGCCTCGTCGAGAGGTCCGGTACAGCCAAGGGAGGCGATGAATGAAAGTCTGCACCACCGCTCTGCTCGTCGCCTGCTCGGTCGCGTCCGCCACCTCCTACGGGAGGAGCAAGATCCAGATCGAGGGGTACGAATGGTGGACGATCTCCTCCCCCCGGGTCGACCTGTACTACCCCATGGGATGCGAAGCCCTGGCCGAGAGCGTGCTCGCCATATCATCCGCAGAACTGGACGAGCTCTCGGCCGAGTTCGGATTCCTGCCCGAACATCCCGTCCCCGTGGTCGCATACCCGTCCCCCGGATCGTTCCGCCAGACCCCGATCATCGATTCCGAGATAGACGAGGCCGTGGGGGGCTTCACCGAGTACTTCAAGGGCAGGGTCGTGGTGCCCTTCACCGGTTCGTGGACGGAGTTCAGGCATGTCCTGACCCACGAGATCAACCACGCCTACGTCTTCGACATGCTCTACAGGCGGAGCCTGCAGGACATCATCATGAGCACGACCCCGCTCTGGACCATCGAGGGCCTGGCGGAGTACACGTCCGCCGGCTGGGACCCCGCCTCCGAGGCGGAGTTCCGCGACATGATCATCACGGGCCAGATCGTCTCGATAGAGGAGCTGT
This region includes:
- the frr gene encoding ribosome recycling factor produces the protein MSGLNDEIRQKMEKTVTNTSREMTGIRTGKASPALLDNIRVECWGSAMPLRQVAGISAPEPRMLVVQPWDQSTAAAIVKAVESSELGLRAAIDGQVIRIPIPKLSEERRKDLLKMVRRMAEEGRTAVRNLRRDGNDAVHKARKNGEVSEDEEKRLLEEVQKVADGSVSEIDRILKAKEEEITEV
- a CDS encoding isoprenyl transferase → MNPPVHIAIVMDGNGRWARSRGLARTEGHRAAETSIHQAVEWCGENGVRHLTLFAFSTENWSRPRAEVSLIMSLLRSFIRRNLEELERKDVRIRAMGRLEGLPAGPRSDLLSAIRRTEGNGGLQLILALNYGGRAELADAARRIAAEVASGALDPSAVDEEAISRRLYLPDVPDPDLVIRTSGEQRISNFLLWQSAYSEFYFPEVLWPDFRKEHLDEALRVYSARQRRFGGLA
- a CDS encoding phosphatidate cytidylyltransferase — protein: MTARFPALARRSAGALAALAAVLLAILPDWPGSAPTIVLCALAAAGAGCEISRLSSPSAGAAGRIAQAVSTAAAAVCFAMLPRFGAFALPLPGLILSIPMMRKGNPGGSIPGVAGAGWMSMLWALGLGSIARLRAGSEGPWLALLPLVSCWAGDTAAYFAGCAFGRHRLAPGISPGKTVEGLAAGLAGSTAAAMSLGLSGGMPLGTATLAAAGFSCGLAGAFGDLLESAFKRDAGVKDSGTFLPGHGGILDRTDSIATAAPVALLLAMAAGAV
- a CDS encoding 1-deoxy-D-xylulose-5-phosphate reductoisomerase, translated to MRKVAILGSTGSIGVQALDVVRANPGLLSVHSLVCGSNTALLARQSAEFPSAFPAAIRPDGASDGEGILERALDGCDIVLNAITGFAGLRASLMAASHGLPLALANKESLVTGGCLLEGHVARGLVEPVDSEHSTIARCLAGEAQRPLGIMLTASGGALRDSSPEAAEGAGPAEVLAHPTWRMGPRITVDSATLVNKAFEVLEAEWLFPGIPVDAVLHPQSIAHSLVRLADGSWKALMGTPDMRLPVQYALLGGGAPGLVADDSPADWPALRFGAIDPRRYPAFGLVKGAGRLGGTAPAAANAADEEAVAAFLAGRIRFGGIARVIEHVLERTAPRAAGSYRDLVDADEEARAVARAFLEGSC
- the rseP gene encoding RIP metalloprotease RseP → MLTVLAAIAGFGAIIFFHELGHFVAARLSGLPVERFSMGFPPHIVKIRGRKTEYCIGAIPLGGYVKVDLGTSGETAPDGPWYLRLLTAACGPLFNLLLAIVLFFLVLAVVGQQVSVFSNIVGEGGNLLGLAPGDTVLAVNGVPTADYAAVAAAMSGELSGEITVGTASGRITAAYGLGGVEETPGFVPMLPPVVGESLIGMPAYEAGIRAGDSVLTVDGNTVGSWSDLLGMVEGARGREMTIRYMRDGSVYTASLRPVEIEGMVRIGVVASTPVTNLRYPVPDALLYSVKSATGGAVMIFRSLATVFSRPRELVEMSGGPIFVAETLDQEAGKGLGRLLEAVAGISLAVMCFNLLPIPILDGGQMLLLLYEGMTRRRLSGRAIQVMQQVGVLFILALFVLIMWRDVARLFLRVNQPGS